The Terriglobales bacterium genomic sequence GCCGAGATCCGCTTGCGGGAAGCGTTGGTGCATTCGCGGACGATGCTCGTCAACTCGGCGCGGGGAATGGTGAAGTCGTTCGGATACCGGCTGAACAGTTGCGACTGTGACCAGGTGGATACGGAACTGGCCGCTAGCCTGCCGGCGGAGTTGCGGAAGCTGGTGGAACCACTGCTGGCGACGGCGGCGTATACGACCCTGCGGATCAAGGCGGCGGACCAGCGGATCCATGAAGTCGCGAAGCGATATCCGGAGATCGAACTGCTGACGGTGATCTACGGAGTAGGGGAACTGACGGCGCTGGCGTTTGTGCTGACGATTGAGGACGCCGAGCGATTCGGCCGAAGCCGGGAGGTAGGCCCTTATCTGGGTATGGTGCCGGGACAGGCGCAATCGGGCGACCGAGACCCGCAGCAGCGAATCACCAAGGAAGGCGACCGGATGGTGAGGTGGCTGCTGGTGCAATCGGCGCACTGCATTCTGAAGCACGGGGCTCCGGATAGCGACCTGCGGCGGTGGGGTCTGGCCAAGATCGAGCAGCGGGACAGAGAGCAGCAGCCGAACCGAAGGGGCAAGAACCGGAAGAGCAAAGGCAAGAAGCGGGTGCTGGTGGCCGTGGCGCGCAAGCTGGCGGTATTGATGCACCGGCTGTGGGCGAATGGCGAAGTGTACGACCCGTTGTACGGCGCCCAGCAGCAAGCCGCGCAAGAGGCGAAACAGGCGGCGAAAAAGTCGGCCGGGAAAGCGGCCGCGTAAGACAGGAGAGAGATGTTGGTTCGATGGCCCAAGCGCCGAGTCCGGGTGACTGCGAGGTCGCGGCAGATCGCCTCGCTCCGCCGAGCGGAGGGATGGCAGATCGTTAGTGAGAATGCAGCACCCACTGAAACGAGGAACCCAACTGGCACCGAGGCCGAGTGCCTCATAAGAGTGCGCATGGAAGCCGGGCGACAGTGGCGCGAAGAATCGAACCGGGCAGCAACGAAGAGCTTGGTGAGGCCAGACCGGAAGTGTCGGCCACGCCCCGCTCGAGCAACAAGAGCTGAAGGAGGAGGCACTCGCTGGACAGCCGGCGAACACACCCCCCATCCGGTACCGACGGAAGGAGAACGCAAAAAGAACTGTGTGCCGTGGAAAAGTGGAAATCCAAAAGCAGGATTCCCACTTTCCCACCGCACGAATAGCCTGCGGCGCGAGGAAGAAGACCTATTTAAATAGTGCTTGACAAGAAGGGCCCTCTCATGGAAGCCGCGACCGTAAGAAGCTATGAAAAAATGCGGAGCGCAGACTGAAGTGGCCATGCGGCCGCCGCCGCACAACTGGACATGAATGTGGCGCAGGTTTCAACCTGCGCTCGGCAGGCTGAAGCCTGCCCCACCTTCAAGGGAGTCTGCGCCACAGCCCGGTGAATGACACGGCAGGTCAGCTCTTGCGCAGCACGACCTCGCGATCGTTCTGACGGAGGATCAGGTGGGCTTCCACCGGCGTCCCGGGGGCGAGGGCGCGGGTGGCC encodes the following:
- a CDS encoding IS110 family transposase, which encodes MLRERASAERLTIGLDLGDRMNHYCILNEQGEIWIQDQLPATRTGLNHLFEKLPRARVVMEVGTHSPWTSRHLAGLGHEVIVANSRKVSLITESQRKNDRLDAEKLARLGRLDPKLLSPIRHRQEDVQRDLAEIRLREALVHSRTMLVNSARGMVKSFGYRLNSCDCDQVDTELAASLPAELRKLVEPLLATAAYTTLRIKAADQRIHEVAKRYPEIELLTVIYGVGELTALAFVLTIEDAERFGRSREVGPYLGMVPGQAQSGDRDPQQRITKEGDRMVRWLLVQSAHCILKHGAPDSDLRRWGLAKIEQRDREQQPNRRGKNRKSKGKKRVLVAVARKLAVLMHRLWANGEVYDPLYGAQQQAAQEAKQAAKKSAGKAAA